The Sulfurimonas sp. genome includes a region encoding these proteins:
- a CDS encoding endonuclease, translating to MIKKLLLLALLSTLLLAQNESFSKSKKMLRQIYQGHQTTIYCDCKYNYKNKKNMIDKESCGYIPRNIRTKKGKINQRANRIEWEHLIPAENFGRQFACWREGNPECIKKNGKTYKGRKCCEKVNQKYRVMQADMHNLFPAVGELNGDRKNFRFDFEEAVGGQYGECKFDVLFKQKRARVKDDIRGIIARDYLYFNKQYGMKLSKQELNKYQSWNKLYPPNEWEIERNQRIAKKQRNLNPFIPSK from the coding sequence ATGATCAAAAAATTACTTTTACTTGCGCTACTTTCAACGCTTCTTTTGGCTCAAAACGAATCATTTTCCAAATCTAAAAAGATGCTGCGTCAAATATATCAAGGTCATCAGACTACCATATACTGTGACTGCAAATACAACTATAAAAATAAAAAAAATATGATCGACAAAGAATCTTGCGGATATATACCAAGAAACATAAGAACCAAAAAAGGGAAAATAAACCAAAGAGCAAACCGTATAGAGTGGGAACATCTGATTCCAGCTGAGAACTTCGGACGTCAATTTGCGTGTTGGCGCGAAGGAAATCCTGAGTGTATAAAGAAAAACGGCAAAACTTATAAAGGTCGCAAGTGTTGTGAAAAGGTAAATCAAAAGTACAGAGTTATGCAAGCAGATATGCATAACCTTTTCCCAGCCGTAGGTGAGCTAAACGGCGATCGTAAGAATTTTAGATTTGACTTTGAAGAGGCAGTTGGCGGACAGTACGGTGAATGTAAATTTGATGTGCTTTTTAAACAAAAAAGAGCCAGAGTAAAAGATGATATCAGAGGTATAATAGCCAGAGATTATTTGTACTTTAATAAACAATACGGCATGAAGCTATCAAAACAGGAACTAAACAAGTATCAATCTTGGAATAAACTATATCCACCAAATGAATGGGAGATAGAACGTAATCAACGTATAGCTAAAAAACAAAGAAATCTAAACCCTTTTATACCATCAAAATAA
- a CDS encoding SHOCT domain-containing protein has translation MHWDYEMGHGFGFGMGWFWIILLIVVFILLLRLADKQDIGTKTTDALDILKERYAKGEINKEEFEEKRKDLAES, from the coding sequence ATGCACTGGGATTATGAGATGGGACATGGATTTGGCTTTGGAATGGGATGGTTTTGGATTATATTGCTGATAGTTGTTTTTATTTTATTGCTAAGGTTGGCAGATAAACAAGATATTGGAACAAAAACTACTGATGCACTAGATATTTTAAAAGAGCGTTATGCAAAAGGTGAGATCAATAAAGAGGAGTTTGAAGAAAAACGTAAAGACCTTGCTGAGAGCTAA
- a CDS encoding sodium/solute symporter (Members of the Solute:Sodium Symporter (SSS), TC 2.A.21 as described in tcdb.org, catalyze solute:Na+ symport. Known solutes for members of the family include sugars, amino acids, nucleosides, inositols, vitamins, urea or anions, depending on the system.) — MGLLDWSIIGAYFIFLLLFGYFVGRKNHDQDDYYVADRKLSWWAVGISTMATQSSAISFISIPAFVAVKEGGGLTWLQYELALPLAMIVTSIFLIPLFRKLKLVSVYEYLQLRYDTSVRNTVAVIFLLSRGLGTGIALYATAIVMQSITGFELWISILAMGLIILIYDTLGGMKAVVYSDILQMGLLLLGVVVSIYIAVDIIGGFGVMFETFPKERLQTLDFSWGFNTDGSMPFWAFLFGGFFLYSAYYGTDQSQVQRELSTKNINESKLSLYFNGFARFPLTLLYVLMGIAVGTLYMQDSSLQASIASTSADHLIPQFILEYLPIGVKGLLIAAILAAAMSSIDSALNSLSAVTLHDFVLKEKHIEGVKEIRLSQFTTAFWGIAIIIFAFFVGSIADTVIEAINKIGSAFYGPVLAVFLAGAIHKNIGSNAILIGLFSGVGINVFLWIMHPEIMWMWWNVIGVVIAYVIALLLSLTYFKNTNVHSKYTAKHNIALNWRRMDTLLVGYFFIMFIMLWAIERGLANI, encoded by the coding sequence ATGGGGTTACTAGACTGGTCAATTATTGGTGCTTATTTTATATTTTTACTCCTTTTTGGTTATTTTGTAGGTAGAAAAAACCATGATCAGGACGACTACTATGTAGCTGATCGTAAACTATCTTGGTGGGCTGTTGGAATATCTACTATGGCTACACAAAGCTCCGCTATTAGTTTTATATCTATCCCCGCATTTGTAGCTGTTAAAGAAGGTGGAGGACTCACATGGCTTCAGTATGAACTTGCCCTGCCGCTTGCTATGATCGTCACATCTATTTTTCTAATCCCCCTATTTCGTAAGTTAAAACTGGTGAGTGTTTATGAATACCTGCAACTACGCTACGATACAAGTGTAAGAAACACTGTTGCAGTAATATTTCTACTTAGTCGCGGGCTTGGTACCGGTATAGCCTTGTATGCCACTGCGATCGTTATGCAAAGCATTACAGGGTTTGAGCTGTGGATCTCTATTTTAGCTATGGGGCTTATTATACTTATTTATGACACTTTAGGCGGTATGAAAGCCGTTGTTTATTCAGATATTCTGCAAATGGGACTGCTATTACTTGGAGTTGTAGTATCGATCTATATCGCCGTAGATATTATTGGAGGATTTGGTGTTATGTTTGAAACGTTTCCAAAAGAGCGTTTACAGACACTAGATTTTAGCTGGGGTTTTAATACCGATGGCTCTATGCCGTTTTGGGCATTTTTATTTGGAGGCTTCTTTTTATATTCTGCTTATTACGGAACGGATCAGAGTCAGGTTCAAAGAGAGCTCTCAACCAAAAATATAAACGAATCAAAACTATCACTTTACTTTAACGGTTTTGCCAGATTTCCACTTACACTACTATATGTGCTAATGGGTATAGCGGTAGGTACGCTTTATATGCAAGACAGTTCACTTCAAGCCTCTATTGCATCTACTTCTGCTGATCACCTTATACCTCAGTTTATTTTAGAGTACCTCCCTATTGGTGTTAAAGGGTTGTTGATCGCGGCCATTTTAGCAGCTGCCATGTCAAGCATAGATTCGGCACTAAACTCACTCTCAGCCGTAACTCTGCATGACTTTGTGTTAAAAGAAAAACATATTGAGGGTGTAAAAGAGATCCGTTTAAGCCAGTTCACTACTGCTTTTTGGGGAATTGCCATTATAATCTTTGCTTTTTTTGTAGGCTCTATAGCCGATACCGTCATAGAAGCCATAAACAAAATAGGTTCTGCATTTTACGGCCCTGTTCTGGCTGTATTTTTAGCGGGAGCTATACATAAAAATATTGGAAGCAATGCTATTTTGATCGGTCTTTTTAGTGGTGTTGGCATAAATGTGTTTTTATGGATTATGCATCCTGAAATTATGTGGATGTGGTGGAACGTGATCGGAGTGGTTATAGCTTATGTTATTGCACTGCTTCTTTCACTTACTTATTTTAAAAACACTAATGTACATTCAAAATATACTGCAAAACACAATATAGCACTTAACTGGAGAAGAATGGACACTCTTTTGGTAGGCTATTTTTTCATTATGTTTATTATGCTTTGGGCTATTGAAAGAGGTTTAGCAAACATATAA
- a CDS encoding DUF3995 domain-containing protein produces the protein MITVFVALVLFSFAFIAYKLYFCSDNSELIAIFGWIISAVFTLRSVGDFNMVGFFKKIKDTEFAIYDTKYFSPLCLILGVIFATLTYNV, from the coding sequence ATTATAACTGTATTTGTCGCTCTTGTGTTATTTAGCTTTGCATTTATTGCCTACAAACTTTACTTCTGCTCTGACAACTCTGAACTTATAGCTATATTTGGATGGATCATTTCAGCTGTCTTTACACTAAGATCAGTTGGTGACTTTAATATGGTAGGCTTTTTCAAAAAAATAAAAGATACGGAATTTGCAATTTATGATACAAAATATTTTTCACCATTATGTTTGATATTAGGTGTTATATTTGCTACACTGACATACAACGTATAA
- the ileS gene encoding isoleucine--tRNA ligase, giving the protein MDYKETLLLPTTSFAMRGNLIENEPKRYASWDDKKVYEKMKANRKGAQSFTLHDGPPYANGNTHIGHALNKTLKDIIIKHNYFNGKSVRFTPGWDCHGLPIEQQVEKKLGGKAKKEQLEVSKVRELCREHAAKFVDIQREEFKKLGIIADWENPYVTMDYKFEANIYRTLCNVAKKGLLVERSKPVYWSWAERTALAEAEVEYEDKESHSIYVAFELSDEAKTKAGLVGDAALVIWTTTPWTLPANTGISLHPEEKYVLTTDGYIVAKALYESLLELGVVKGEIAQEVDQKVLENEVAINPLNKRTSKIVLGEHVMMDSGTGGVHTAPGHGEDDYRVGLKYDLEVVMPVDETGCYDETIVRDGLLPNPEEFVGKLIFKCNEPILELLGDALLYDSKFTHSYPHCWRSHTPLIFRATKQWFISVDGTPEGENKTLRDIALTEVEKTLFFPETGRNRLNSMVENRPDWCISRQRDWGVPIAFFRVKATGEVILDEKVLNFTAMVFEMHGSDAWYSMPTEELLYPGSGYTADEVEKVSDILDVWFDSGSTWYSVLKSRNYDAGEYPADLYVEGSDQHRGWFQSSMFLSTAVEHVAPYKAVLTHGFTVDEKGEKMSKSKGNVVAPEKVLKQYGSEILRLWVASSDYQGDLKISDGILKQTAESYRKLRNTFRFLLANINDLDALTPVDQMGELDKWILSVAGDVFESVHASFSKYNYVNGMNTLNNFIANELSGIYMDITKDRLYCDGMNDTHRRASQSAMAMIVKQLLTLMAPIITYTCDEIVETAPAIIKGDAEDIFDFVYEPMEKVESNFDGEYMKKARFGFGSAIDSLKKDKTIKATLELTLYTDSAKVLALDSTEAEDWFVVSGVSTEKGSTELGSFKVDDDEFIIYKAEAHKCPRCWKFNSEAEDTTCTRCGEVLA; this is encoded by the coding sequence ATGGACTACAAAGAAACATTACTATTACCTACAACTAGCTTTGCTATGCGTGGTAACCTAATCGAGAACGAACCTAAGCGTTATGCTTCTTGGGATGATAAAAAAGTTTATGAAAAGATGAAAGCTAACCGTAAAGGTGCACAAAGCTTTACACTACACGATGGACCTCCGTATGCAAACGGAAACACTCACATCGGTCATGCTCTAAACAAAACTTTAAAAGACATCATTATCAAGCATAACTACTTCAACGGAAAAAGCGTTCGTTTTACTCCAGGTTGGGATTGTCATGGTCTACCGATAGAGCAGCAAGTTGAGAAAAAGCTTGGCGGAAAAGCTAAAAAAGAGCAACTTGAAGTTTCTAAAGTAAGAGAGCTGTGCCGTGAGCACGCTGCAAAATTTGTAGATATCCAAAGAGAAGAGTTTAAAAAATTAGGGATCATTGCTGATTGGGAAAATCCATATGTAACTATGGACTATAAGTTTGAAGCAAACATCTACCGTACACTTTGTAATGTTGCTAAAAAAGGTCTTTTAGTTGAGAGAAGCAAACCTGTATACTGGTCATGGGCTGAGCGTACAGCACTAGCTGAAGCAGAGGTTGAGTACGAAGATAAAGAGTCACACTCTATCTATGTAGCATTTGAGCTTAGTGATGAAGCTAAAACAAAAGCCGGTCTTGTTGGAGATGCTGCTCTTGTTATCTGGACTACAACTCCTTGGACACTTCCTGCAAATACAGGTATATCTCTACACCCAGAAGAGAAGTATGTCCTAACTACTGATGGTTATATCGTAGCAAAAGCATTATATGAATCTTTACTTGAACTAGGTGTAGTAAAAGGTGAAATAGCTCAGGAAGTAGATCAAAAAGTACTTGAAAATGAAGTAGCTATAAACCCACTTAACAAACGTACATCTAAAATAGTTCTAGGCGAGCACGTTATGATGGACAGTGGTACAGGTGGTGTTCATACAGCACCTGGTCATGGTGAAGACGATTACCGTGTAGGTCTAAAGTATGACTTAGAAGTTGTAATGCCTGTTGATGAGACTGGTTGTTATGATGAGACGATCGTTCGTGATGGACTATTACCAAACCCAGAAGAGTTTGTTGGTAAGCTGATCTTCAAATGTAACGAACCGATCTTAGAGCTTCTAGGTGATGCACTACTTTATGATTCTAAGTTCACTCACTCGTACCCACACTGTTGGAGATCTCATACTCCACTGATCTTCCGTGCTACTAAGCAGTGGTTTATCTCGGTTGACGGTACACCTGAGGGTGAGAACAAAACACTTCGTGACATAGCTCTGACTGAAGTTGAGAAAACTCTTTTCTTCCCTGAAACTGGAAGAAACAGACTTAACTCTATGGTTGAGAACCGTCCAGACTGGTGTATATCTCGTCAGCGTGACTGGGGTGTGCCAATAGCGTTCTTTAGAGTAAAAGCTACAGGTGAAGTTATACTAGATGAGAAAGTTCTAAACTTTACAGCAATGGTATTTGAGATGCACGGGAGCGATGCATGGTATTCAATGCCGACTGAAGAACTTTTATATCCGGGAAGTGGATATACTGCTGATGAAGTTGAAAAAGTAAGCGACATTCTTGATGTATGGTTTGATTCTGGTTCAACTTGGTACTCTGTTTTAAAATCTCGTAACTATGACGCTGGAGAGTATCCTGCTGATCTTTACGTAGAAGGTTCAGATCAACACCGCGGTTGGTTCCAGTCATCAATGTTCTTAAGTACGGCTGTTGAGCATGTAGCTCCATACAAAGCTGTTCTTACTCACGGTTTCACTGTTGATGAAAAAGGTGAGAAGATGAGTAAGTCTAAGGGTAACGTTGTTGCACCTGAGAAAGTTCTAAAACAATATGGGTCTGAGATACTTCGTCTTTGGGTAGCTTCAAGTGACTACCAAGGGGATCTTAAAATTTCTGATGGTATCTTAAAACAAACTGCCGAGAGTTACCGTAAACTAAGAAACACATTTAGATTTTTACTTGCGAACATTAACGATTTAGATGCTCTTACTCCTGTAGATCAAATGGGTGAATTAGACAAATGGATCTTAAGTGTAGCTGGTGATGTGTTTGAGAGCGTACACGCATCGTTTAGTAAGTACAACTATGTAAACGGTATGAACACGCTTAACAACTTCATAGCTAACGAGTTAAGCGGTATCTATATGGATATCACTAAAGATAGACTTTATTGTGATGGCATGAATGACACTCACCGTAGAGCAAGCCAGAGTGCTATGGCTATGATCGTTAAACAGCTTCTTACTCTTATGGCTCCGATCATCACATACACTTGTGATGAAATAGTTGAGACTGCTCCGGCGATCATCAAGGGTGATGCTGAAGATATATTTGACTTTGTATATGAGCCGATGGAGAAAGTTGAAAGCAACTTTGATGGCGAGTATATGAAAAAAGCTCGTTTTGGTTTTGGTTCTGCGATAGACTCACTTAAAAAAGACAAAACAATCAAAGCTACACTAGAGCTAACTCTATACACTGACTCTGCAAAAGTTCTAGCTTTAGATTCTACAGAGGCTGAAGACTGGTTCGTTGTTTCTGGTGTAAGTACTGAAAAAGGTTCTACAGAACTTGGAAGTTTTAAAGTGGATGATGATGAGTTTATAATCTACAAAGCTGAAGCACACAAATGTCCACGTTGTTGGAAGTTCAATTCAGAAGCTGAAGACACAACTTGTACTAGATGTGGCGAGGTTTTAGCGTAA
- a CDS encoding CinA family protein produces MKVHLIFVGNKFIYNTSLKDYVQRSVLKNFDYIDNTTFYKESDNTLFLELDSLLNTESKVIIVTSKQNFSTIGKVLCTVTEDNQVLKEGMLIPSESYVYKEASYLLEYKNCAVNVLHIDEMQKFPKLLLDSEDSKEVLNIFGEDEESLRAILNPVAQTYDLRLDIFTIIDGWIQVNVSSKKFGEISKFIPSASKLLPYKIIQTDDMATYIIEKLTQFDKKITFAESCTGGLLSYFFTSRNGASNILDGSLVTYSNEIKANWLAVEEATLEEFGAVSSVVVKEMAEGALNVSEADFALSISGIAGDTGGTVDKPVGTVFVGLKTKDGFSKEEYLFLSGDRNYVQNQSVLHAVKILLLSSKDIFFEI; encoded by the coding sequence ATGAAAGTACACTTGATATTTGTAGGAAATAAATTTATTTATAACACATCTTTAAAAGATTATGTTCAAAGAAGTGTTTTAAAAAACTTTGATTATATAGACAATACAACGTTTTACAAAGAGAGCGATAATACTTTGTTTTTAGAACTTGATTCATTGTTAAATACAGAATCTAAAGTAATAATAGTCACTTCAAAGCAAAACTTCTCAACAATCGGTAAGGTTCTATGTACAGTAACAGAAGATAATCAAGTTTTAAAAGAGGGTATGTTGATCCCATCAGAATCATATGTTTATAAAGAAGCAAGTTATCTTTTAGAGTATAAAAACTGTGCTGTAAATGTGCTTCATATAGATGAGATGCAAAAGTTTCCAAAACTGTTACTGGACTCTGAAGATTCAAAAGAGGTTTTAAATATATTTGGTGAAGATGAAGAAAGTTTAAGAGCTATACTTAATCCTGTAGCCCAAACGTATGATCTTCGTTTAGACATATTTACTATTATCGATGGTTGGATTCAAGTAAATGTTAGCAGTAAAAAGTTTGGTGAAATTTCTAAATTCATACCATCAGCTTCAAAACTTTTACCATATAAAATAATACAGACAGATGACATGGCTACTTATATAATAGAAAAACTAACTCAGTTTGATAAAAAGATAACATTTGCCGAGAGTTGTACCGGAGGATTATTGTCATACTTTTTTACTTCACGTAACGGAGCTTCAAACATACTAGATGGTTCGCTTGTAACATACTCGAATGAGATAAAAGCGAATTGGCTGGCTGTAGAAGAAGCTACTCTTGAGGAATTCGGCGCAGTAAGTAGTGTTGTTGTTAAAGAGATGGCAGAGGGTGCTTTAAATGTAAGTGAAGCAGATTTCGCACTTTCCATAAGTGGAATAGCAGGTGATACAGGTGGAACTGTAGATAAACCAGTAGGTACAGTTTTTGTCGGCTTAAAAACTAAAGACGGTTTTTCTAAAGAGGAATACCTGTTTTTAAGCGGTGACAGAAATTATGTACAAAACCAAAGTGTCTTACATGCGGTAAAAATATTGCTTTTAAGCTCCAAAGATATTTTTTTTGAAATTTAA
- a CDS encoding FMN-binding negative transcriptional regulator, which yields MYIQKHFNITEQKQIQAFTKSNPFATLTSNTRSKR from the coding sequence ATGTATATCCAAAAACACTTTAATATAACAGAACAAAAGCAGATTCAAGCCTTTACAAAATCAAATCCATTTGCCACACTTACATCAAATACTAGGAGCAAAAGATAA